The Acidobacteriota bacterium genomic sequence GGCCGTCGAGGCGGCGATCGCGAGATAGTTCTTCGGTCATCGGGATCTCTCCGTCATGGGGTGACGCTCTCGTCCAAAACTCGCCCTCATAGTCATCATCTCGCCACAAATGTAGCATCAAGAGATGGACCTGTCAACGCGGGACCTGGCGAGTGGCCGACCGCTCAGTTCGTCTCTTCGACTTCCGACGATCCTCCACCGGTGGTTTCGAACTCGACCCTGATCGGCATTCGGGCGATGGAGTCACGGTAGTGGCGCTCGGCTTCGTCACGCCGGCCGAGGCGGTGGAGAATCGCGCCGGTGTGATAGCTGAGTCCGGCCGAGACGAAGCCGCGCGCGGCGGAGTCGAGTCGACCGAGGTACGGATCGGCCTCCGGCGGCGTCGCGGCGTGGAGACGGTCCAGGAACTCGACCAGCTCGAGGCCGGTGAACCACTCGACTCGGCCGGCACGGGCGTTGCGATGGCTGATCGGGGCCTGGTAGTCGATCACCGGACGGTTATCGGTGTGGATCGGTCCGTCCGGAACGATCTCCCGGCTCTCGCCCAGATTGCCCGCGTAGAACGGCAGCGTCACCGCCAGGAAGACGGTCGGATCGAGGGAGGAGTCCCCTCTCAGGTGGCGGCCGTTCTTGACGATCACGGCCGGCTCCAGGGGCGCGGCTTCGACCGAGCCGACCAGCGCGAGGATCGGCTTGTCGGCGTGGAAGTCTCCACGCCACACGTGAACCTGAGGGAAGACCTCCATGAAGGTACGGACGATGGTCCAAAATTCGGTGTTCGTCACCTGGTACAGGGGGATCCACTGAACGTACACGCCGCCCGCCGCCAGCCGGGTCCGTGCCGTCGCGTAGTGGTCACGACTGTAGAGATGGCCGACACCGGCTCTCCACGGAATGAAAAGATCGGCAATGATCGCGTCGTATCTTGCCTGGCGGCCGCGGAGTTCGTTGCGGCCGTCCCGAACCAGAACGCGGGCGCGCGGATCGGTGAACAGCCCAGAGGCCTCCTCGTTGAAGTATTTCGCGGCGGCGGTGACCACCTCCGGCACGAGTTCCGTGACCGTCACTTGCCGGCTCGGAAACCGCAGGGCAGCGCCGGCGGTGATTCCGGTGCCCATGCCGAGATAGAAGATCCTCTCGGGCGAAGGGTGCGGCATCAGCGGGATCAACGTCTGATTCTGCTCGTGCTCGATCGCGGAGGAGCTGCCGAGCGCGTAGAAGTTGTTGATCTTGATGCGCCGCAATCCGTTGCGCTCGATCACCGCGACGAATCCATCGGGGCCCTCCCAGGAAGCCAACAGGCGCTCGGAGTCGGCGTTCAGACGAACTCCCGGCAGTTCCGAAGGGTTGGCCACCGTGAACGCGACGACGAGTCCCGTGAGCGGCAGAAGCACCGGCAGTCGTGAGGTTCCCACCGCCACCCAGGCGGCGAGCGCGAAGTACAGGACGGCGACGAGGAGGATACTGGCCCACAGGCCGAGGGTACCCAGCATCACGAAGCCCGCCACGAGGGCGCCGAGAATCGCGCCGGCGGTGTTCATGGCCGAGAGTCGTCCGACCACCCGTCCCGGCTCGCCGCTGCGTTCGGTGACGCGGAGCAGGTAGGGAAACACCGTACCGATCGCCACGCCGGGCAGAAAGAGCACCAGCGCCGCCCCGCTGAAGACCGAAACGAGATAGTGGGTCCACGGCTCACCGGCGCCCAGGTAGCGCATACCGTCGGTGAGCTCGTAGAAGAGAAACGGGGTCACCAGGGCGCCCAGCCCTGCCATCGAGATCAAGAATGCGAGCACGCTCCAGGGATGGAATGAAGCCTGCGCCAGCCGGCGGGCAACGAAGGCACCCGCCGACAGAGCGGCGAGGAAGGTGACCAGGATGATCGAGAAGGTGTAGACCGAGTTCTGAAGGACCTGCTGGAACATGCGCGTCCAGAGGACCTCCAGCCCCAAGGCGAGCGTGCCGGAGGCCACGGCGGCGACCACCAGCTTCGGTTTCGCCAGCGACTCGGCGAGACCCCGACTCACGCCGGGCGCCCCAGCGGACGAAGAGGCCCCCTGCCTCCGGGAGGGAACAGCCTGGCCTGCGCGGCTCGTGCGCGTCCCGACCCACCAGGCGACGCCGCCAATAAGCATCGACGCGACCACCGCCACGAGGTAGGCGCTACGAAAACCGATCCACGCCGGGAGCCAAAAACCAGCAGCGAGAGCACCGGCGGCAGCACCCAGGGTGTTGAACCCGTAGAGCAGAGTGCCCGTTCGGCCCAGCGACTTCGTTGCATCTACGACGTATTGGGACATCAGCGGCAGGGTGCCGCCCATCAGAATCGCGGGCGGCAAGAGGACGCCCGCCACCAGGATCAGCTTGGCCGCGAGCAAGATCGCAGGCCGTTCACCGAGCGCTTCGTAGAG encodes the following:
- a CDS encoding fused MFS/spermidine synthase; the protein is MRELTLLFGNSAHATAGALAVFFAGLAIGGAVWSRRAPRVRRPLVEYGLLEIGVGVSGGLYFGLMAVYAASYSPLYEALGERPAILLAAKLILVAGVLLPPAILMGGTLPLMSQYVVDATKSLGRTGTLLYGFNTLGAAAGALAAGFWLPAWIGFRSAYLVAVVASMLIGGVAWWVGTRTSRAGQAVPSRRQGASSSAGAPGVSRGLAESLAKPKLVVAAVASGTLALGLEVLWTRMFQQVLQNSVYTFSIILVTFLAALSAGAFVARRLAQASFHPWSVLAFLISMAGLGALVTPFLFYELTDGMRYLGAGEPWTHYLVSVFSGAALVLFLPGVAIGTVFPYLLRVTERSGEPGRVVGRLSAMNTAGAILGALVAGFVMLGTLGLWASILLVAVLYFALAAWVAVGTSRLPVLLPLTGLVVAFTVANPSELPGVRLNADSERLLASWEGPDGFVAVIERNGLRRIKINNFYALGSSSAIEHEQNQTLIPLMPHPSPERIFYLGMGTGITAGAALRFPSRQVTVTELVPEVVTAAAKYFNEEASGLFTDPRARVLVRDGRNELRGRQARYDAIIADLFIPWRAGVGHLYSRDHYATARTRLAAGGVYVQWIPLYQVTNTEFWTIVRTFMEVFPQVHVWRGDFHADKPILALVGSVEAAPLEPAVIVKNGRHLRGDSSLDPTVFLAVTLPFYAGNLGESREIVPDGPIHTDNRPVIDYQAPISHRNARAGRVEWFTGLELVEFLDRLHAATPPEADPYLGRLDSAARGFVSAGLSYHTGAILHRLGRRDEAERHYRDSIARMPIRVEFETTGGGSSEVEETN